From one Rosa rugosa chromosome 4, drRosRugo1.1, whole genome shotgun sequence genomic stretch:
- the LOC133742227 gene encoding uncharacterized protein LOC133742227, giving the protein MGGQNSKPTPEAEAMPPRIRPLLLRKYEEIRNRIRSRRLRPDAALSKKQLLKPEDNEEEVDNEEFQSLQPSPENSLVSPKVQTIPEKNSSKVAPVLLDHNEIKDQKNKEENQLENSIEEHKEKESGKEAKVVPVYIGGVFTLEHAADGEEENEDHEDMRSINYQMFMCPSSPSFRVYCQEPMEFEKELEKETDKDASKYDKTYSTVEDINHKKTDSTDSSVGSIADKNEGQDTKTKKKARRRRMKNPFQMGGPADCSVKNLLNVRGCTGHDRATLLAEKSAAT; this is encoded by the exons ATGGGGGGCCAAAATTCAAAGCCCACCCCAGAAGCCGAAGCCATGCCTCCTAGAATACGTCCACTCCTACTGCGAAAGTATGAGGAGATCAGAAACCGGATAAGGTCAAGAAGACTAAGACCTGATGCTGCTCTCTCCAAGAAACAACTACTTAAGCCTGAGGATAATGAAGAGGAGGTGGATAATGAAGAGTTTCAATCGTTACAACCTTCGCCTGAAAATAGTTTAGTATCTCCAAAGGTACAAACAATACCGGAGAAGAATAGTTCAAAAGTTGCACCAGTTTTGCTAGATCATAATGAGATTAAGGACCAAAAAAATAAGGAGGAAAATCAATTAGAGAACAGCATTGAAGAACATAAAGAGAAAGAAAGTGGGAAAGAGGCAAAGGTTGTGCCTGTGTACATAGGAGGGGTTTTTACATTGGAGCATGCCGCAGATGGAGAGGAAGAGAATGAAGATCATGAAGATATGCGGAGTATCAACTACCAAATGTTTATGTGTCCTTCATCGCCAAGTTTCCGAGTTTATTGCCAAGAACCAATGGAATTTGAAAaggaattggaaaaggaaactgaCAAGGATGCAA GTAAATATGACAAAACTTACAGCACAGTTGAGGATATCAACCACAAAAAAACGGATAGTACCGACAGCAGTGTTGGTAGCATAGCTGATAAGAATGAA GGCCAGGACaccaaaacaaagaagaaagcaaggagaagaagaatgaaaaatccATTCCAAATGGGAGGACCAGCAGACTGTTCTGTAAAGAATCTGTTGAATGTTAGAGGTTGCACTGGCCACGACAGAGCCACCCTTCTTGCTGAGAAATCTGCAGCTACGTGA
- the LOC133743640 gene encoding mitochondrial import inner membrane translocase subunit TIM8 has protein sequence MDPSVMQNPELASIINQEQQRAMVNEMVGKLTSACWDKCITSTPGSKFSSSETACLSNCARRYLDMSMIIMKRFQNMQ, from the exons ATGGATCCTTCAGTCATGCAAAACCCTGAGCTGGCCAGCATCATAAAT CAAGAGCAGCAAAGGGCGATGGTCAATGAGATGGTGGGAAAGCTTACGAGTGCATGCTGGGACAAGTGCATCACCTCTACACCTGGGAGCAAGTTCAGTTCCAGTGAAACAGCTTGCCTCTCAAACTGTGCCCGGCGCTATTTGGATATGAGTATGATTATTATGAAGCGTTTTCAGAACATGCAATGA
- the LOC133745532 gene encoding NAC domain-containing protein 83-like: protein MDKFNFVRNGMTRLPPGFRFQPTDEELVFQYLRCKVFSCPLPASIIPEINVCLYDPWDLPGDLEQERYFFSNKESKYPNGNRTNRVTSSGYWKATGSDKKIVSPRRNNIVGKKKSLVFYRGKAPNGSKTDWVMHEYSLVNNLGTTASSTENPINQKGNWVLCRIFLKKRSCQKDEDKLLSYDGFKVKNAEKGQLQITSTSPVSSSSSCSSCSGITDISSSHEAGDEEISGCTKF from the exons ATGGACAAGTTCAACTTTGTTAGAAATGGGATGACCAGACTGCCTCCTGGTTTTCGATTCCAGCCCACCGATGAAGAACTTGTCTTTCAGTACCTGAGGTGCAAGGTCTTCTCATGCCCTCTACCTGCTTCCATTATTCCTGAGATCAATGTTTGTTTGTATGATCCTTGGGATTTGCCAG GTGATTTGGAGCAAGAGAGATATTTCTTCAGCAACAAGGAATCAAAATACCCTAATGGGAACAGAACAAACAGAGTGACAAGTTCTGGTTATTGGAAAGCAACCGGTTCGGATAAGAAAATTGTATCTCCTAGGAGGAATAACATtgtagggaagaagaagagtctGGTTTTCTATAGAGGAAAAGCTCCAAATGGTTCCAAGACTGATTGGGTCATGCATGAATATTCTCTTGTCAATAATCTAGGAACTACAGCTTCATCAACTGAG AACCCTATAAACCAGAAAGGAAATTGGGTTCTATGCCGAATAtttttgaagaaaagaagttgtcAGAAAGATGAGGATAAATTGCTTAGCTATGATGGCTTCAAAGTTAAGAATGCTGAAAAGGGTCAGCTTCAGATTACTAGTACAAGTCCtgtgtcttcatcttcatcttgttCGAGTTGTAGTGGCATCACAGATATATCTTCGAGTCATGAAGCCGGTgatgaagaaatcagtggctgCACTAAATTTTGA